Genomic DNA from Thermus caldifontis:
GGGGGGGATGGGTTGGGCTTGGGGATGGGGTGCTCCTTTCCTCTACCTCCTCCTCCTCGGGGCCCTGACCCTGGGCCTTGCCCCCTACCTTCCTGCGTATTTAGCCCATCACCCTCGTGAGGCGCACCTCTATGCCCTTCTCATTCCCCTTTTCTTGGCTAGCATGGCAGGGGTGGCCTTGACCTCCCCGGGGTTCGGCTTCCTCTTTTTGTGGGAGGGCATGGCCCTCTTGGGTTATTTCCTGGTTGCCCTCGAGGGGCCAGGCGCTCTGGCGGGAGCCCGGGCCTTTTTCCTGGCTAGCCGGCTTTCTGGGGCTGGGCTTTACCTGGCCTTCCTGGGGCAGGGGCATCTGGGGGCTGACTGGGTCTGGGCGGGGCTTCTTTTGGGCTTTGGGGTGAAGGCAGCCCTCTTCCCCTTCCACGCCTGGTTGCCCCAAGCCCACCCCGTGGCCATCAGCCCGGTGTCGGCCCTGCTTTCTGGGGCCATGACCAAGCTGGGCCTTTTGGGGTTGTACCAGTCCCAGTACTGGTTCGGTCCCCCTCCGCTTTGGGTGGGCTGGGCCTTGGTTCTTCTGGGGCTTTTGGGTGCGGTGTATGCCCTGGTGCGGGGTCTGGGGGAGGAGGACCTAAAAGGGGCTTTGGCCTACTCCAGCGTGGAAAACTTGGGCCTCATGCTTTCCGCTTTGGGGGCGTATTTTCTTAAGCCTATGCCCTTGCTCCTGGGGGCCTTCTTCCTCCATCAGGTAGCCCACGCCTTGTTCAAAGGGCTTCTTTTCCTGGGGGCAGGGGCCCTGGAGGAGCGGCGGATTTCCCACCTGGGTGGGCTTTTCCGTAGGGCCCCTGAGCTCGGGGCCCTGGCCTTGTGGGGGATGGTGGCGGGGGCCGGCCTGCCTCCTGGCCCTGTTTTTCTTGCGGAGTGGCAACTTTACCAAGGCTTTTTGCAGGGGCCTTTCCTGATGCCCCTGGCCGCCGGGGCCTTGGCCTTGGTGGGGGCCTTGGCCCTTTACTTTTACGTGCGCCTTTTCGGGCTGGCTTTTTTGGGGCTGCCTCGAGGCGAGGCGGGGCTCCACTGGGCCAGGGGGATGCGCCTGGGGCTTGGCGCTTTGGCAGGGCTTCTCCTCCTTGTGGCCGTGGCGCCTGGGCTGATTCTGGATCCCCTGGGGATCCGCACCTAT
This window encodes:
- a CDS encoding proton-conducting transporter transmembrane domain-containing protein; the protein is MSPLWTFLPLGLAVVSAGTPWGFRGLSLSLGLAGLAWVALGGMGWAWGWGAPFLYLLLLGALTLGLAPYLPAYLAHHPREAHLYALLIPLFLASMAGVALTSPGFGFLFLWEGMALLGYFLVALEGPGALAGARAFFLASRLSGAGLYLAFLGQGHLGADWVWAGLLLGFGVKAALFPFHAWLPQAHPVAISPVSALLSGAMTKLGLLGLYQSQYWFGPPPLWVGWALVLLGLLGAVYALVRGLGEEDLKGALAYSSVENLGLMLSALGAYFLKPMPLLLGAFFLHQVAHALFKGLLFLGAGALEERRISHLGGLFRRAPELGALALWGMVAGAGLPPGPVFLAEWQLYQGFLQGPFLMPLAAGALALVGALALYFYVRLFGLAFLGLPRGEAGLHWARGMRLGLGALAGLLLLVAVAPGLILDPLGIRTYPNGFLLVLLGLLAGVFYRRIRQLPQREYGTWDCGFQPLTPRMQPNGLGFAEPALRLFPFLRLRAGEHPRLEEPLAEVYAGVGRAYSHLAALVQTLQSGSLHLYLLLQLLTLVVVLGVVLL